The Sesamum indicum cultivar Zhongzhi No. 13 linkage group LG6, S_indicum_v1.0, whole genome shotgun sequence genome has a segment encoding these proteins:
- the LOC105165541 gene encoding subtilisin-like protease SBT5.3: MRTNTHAYLLSLLVLTLLLRPTFATKKSYVVYLGAHSHGTQVTSSDYDRVTESHYEFLGSFLGSSGKARDAIFYSYTRHINGFAASLEDEEAVQISKHPKVVSVFLNQGRKLHTTRSWDFLGLENNGEISASSLWKKARFGEDTIIGNLDTGVWPESKSFSDEQMGPVPLKWRGICQNDVDPSFHCNRKLIGARYFNKGYSAVVGPLNSTFDSPRDTEGHGSHTLSTAGGNFVSRASVFGFGNGTAKGGSPRARVAAYKVCWPPVAGNECFDADILAAFDIAIHDGVDVLSVSLGGDPVPFYNDSVAIGSFHAVKHGIVVVCSAGNSGPDAGTVSNVAPWQITVGASTMDRQFPSYVVLGNKMRFRGESLSAKSLLKKKSFPIISARYAKAANASADEAALCKAGTLDPTKVKGKILVCLRGDNARVDKGEQAALAGAVGMVLANNQISGNEILADPHVLPASQINYTDGLALFSYIKSTRSPVAYITKATTQLHTKPAPFMAAFSSKGPNTITPEILKPDITAPGVSIIAAYTKAQAPTNQDFDKRRVLFNSVSGTSMSCPHVSGVVGLLKTLHPNWSPAAIKSAIMTTARTRDNTLKPLTDASYLKATPLNYGGGHVQPNRAMDPGLVYDLGANDYLNFLCALGYNQTQIQLFSEEPYACPQPIRLIDLNYPSITVPGLTGSVTVTRKVKNVGSPGTYRARVRSPHGISVHVEPDSLKFERAGEEKRFRVTLQVKKPGGAVKDYVFGQLIWSDGRHYVRSPIVVKQL; this comes from the exons TTGGGAAG TTCTGGTAAGGCCAGAGATGCCATTTTCTACTCATACACTAGACACATCAATGGATTTGCTGCATCCCTTGAAGATGAAGAAGCAGTTCAAATTTCCA AGCATCCCAAGGTTGTCTCAGTATTCTTGAATCAAGGAAGAAAATTACACACAACGAGGTCATGGGATTTTCTTGGGCTGGAGAACAATGGAGAAATCAGTGCCAGCTCTCTGTGGAAGAAGGCTAGATTCGGCGAAGATACGATTATTGGCAATCTTGATACCG GTGTATGGCCGGAGTCGAAAAGCTTTAGCGATGAACAAATGGGACCGGTTCCATTGAAGTGGAGGGGAATTTGCCAAAATGATGTGGATCCCAGCTTTCATTGCAACAG GAAGCTCATTGGAGCCCGGTACTTCAACAAAGGATATAGTGCTGTTGTGGGACCGCTCAATTCCACCTTTGACTCGCCACGCGATACTGAAGGCCATGGATCGCACACCTTATCGACAGCTGGTGGCAATTTTGTGTCTCGAGCGAGTGTTTTTGGGTTTGGCAATGGAACGGCGAAAGGAGGATCACCAAGAGCAAGAGTTGCTGCTTACAAGGTGTGCTGGCCTCCTGTGGCGGGCAACGAATGCTTTGATGCAGATATCTTGGCTGCATTTGATATAGCCATTCACGATGGAGTTGATGTGCTATCGGTTTCTCTTGGAGGAGATCCTGTTCCGTTTTACAATGACAGCGTTGCCATTGGGTCGTTTCACGCAGTGAAACATGGCATTGTCGTCGTTTGCTCGGCTGGTAATTCGGGACCTGATGCTGGTACTGTTTCGAATGTCGCACCCTGGCAGATTACGGTTGGGGCAAGCACCATGGACCGCCAGTTTCCTAGTTACGTTGTACTGGGAAACAAAATGCGCTTCAGA GGAGAAAGCCTTTCAGCTAAATCATTGCTGAAAAAGAAGTCATTCCCAATTATCTCTGCCAGATATGCCAAAGCTGCAAATGCATCAGCAGATGAAGC CGCTCTGTGTAAAGCTGGAACTCTGGACCCTACAAAGGTGAAGGGCAAAATCTTGGTCTGTCTACGGGGAGACAATGCAAGGGTCGATAAAGGCGAGCAAGCTGCCTTGGCTGGAGCAGTAGGAATGGTTTTAGCCAACAATCAGATCTCAGGCAATGAAATTCTTGCTGATCCTCACGTCCTTCCTGCTTCACAGATCAATTACACTGATGGCCTTGCTCTTTTCTCTTATATCAAATCGACACG GTCTCCCGTGGCTTACATTACAAAAGCAACAACTCAGTTGCACACAAAACCAGCTCCGTTCATGGCAGCGTTTTCGTCCAAAGGACCAAATACCATCACACCAGAAATCCTAAAG CCGGATATCACTGCTCCAGGAGTGAGCATTATAGCTGCCTATACGAAAGCACAAGCACCAACGAATCAAGACTTTGACAAACGACGTGTTCTGTTCAACTCAGTGTCAGGCACATCAATGTCATGCCCTCATGTTTCTGGAGTCGTCGGCCTCTTGAAGACCCTCCATCCAAATTGGAGCCCTGCAGCTATTAAATCTGCCATCATGACCACTG CACGAACACGTGACAACACATTGAAGCCCTTGACAGATGCATCCTACTTGAAAGCCACACCGTTGAACTACGGAGGAGGGCATGTGCAGCCTAACCGTGCAATGGACCCTGGACTGGTTTACGACTTAGGAGCAAACGATTACTTGAACTTCCTATGCGCCCTCGGCTACAACCAAACTCAAATCCAGTTGTTCTCAGAAGAACCATATGCATGCCCTCAGCCCATTAGGCTCATCGACTTGAACTATCCATCCATCACTGTTCCCGGCCTCACCGGCTCGGTCACCGTGACTAGAAAAGTAAAGAATGTCGGTTCGCCAGGTACCTATAGAGCTCGTGTGCGCAGCCCACATGGGATATCGGTTCACGTAGAGCCGGATAGCCTGAAATTTGAAAGAGCTGGAGAGGAGAAACGCTTCAGGGTCACTCTACAGGTAAAGAAACCTGGTGGTGCAGTGAAGGACTATGTGTTTGGGCAGTTGATATGGTCTGATGGTAGGCACTATGTAAGAAGTCCAATTGTGGTGAAACAACTATAG
- the LOC105165540 gene encoding ras-related protein RABB1c: protein MSYAYLFKYIIIGDTGVGKSCLLLQFTDKRFQPVHDLTIGVEFGARMVTIDNKPMKLQIWDTAGQESFRSITRSYYRGAAGALLVYDITRRETFNHLASWLEDARQHANANMTIMLIGNKCDLAHRRAVSIEEGEQFAKEHGLIFMEASAKTAQNVEEAFIKTASTIYKKIQDGVFDVSNESYGIKVGYGGIPGPSLGRDGAASQGGGCCS from the exons ATGTCTTATGCTTACCTTTTCAAGTACATTATCATCGGGGATACCG GTGTTGGGAAATCCTGTTTGCTTCTTCAGTTTACAGACAAACGGTTTCAGCCAGTTCATGACTTGACCATCGGTGTCGAGTTTGGGGCTAGAATGGTCACAATTGACAACAAACCAATGAAGCTACAGATTTGGGACACA GCTGGTCAAGAATCATTCAGGTCTATTACGAGGTCTTACTACAGGGGTGCTGCTGGGGCACTTCTTGTTTATGACATTACAAG GAGGGAAACTTTTAACCACCTTGCAAGCTGGTTGGAAGATGCAAGGCAGCATGCAAATGCGAACATGACCATAATGCTGATAGGAAACAAGTGTGATCTGGCTCACAGAAGAGCTGTAAGCATTGAGGAAGGAGAGCAGTTTGCTAAGGAGCATGGCTTGATATTCATGGAGGCTTCTGCCAAAACAGCTCAAAATGTTGAGGAG GCATTTATAAAGACTGCCTCAACAATCTATAAGAAAATTCAGGATGGAGTTTTTGATGTGTCTAATGAG TCATATGGAATCAAAGTTGGATATGGAGGAATCCCAGGACCATCATTGGGAAGAGATGGCGCTGCTTCTCAAGGAGGAGGTTGCTGTAGCTGA